A single region of the Dehalococcoides mccartyi genome encodes:
- a CDS encoding helix-turn-helix domain-containing protein — MKTLKELRLDRLITQTELAKLANLSRAYISQIEKGQQKPSELTIRKISKALEINPEEIEF, encoded by the coding sequence ATGAAAACGTTGAAAGAACTAAGACTAGACAGACTGATAACTCAAACTGAACTGGCTAAATTAGCTAACCTAAGTCGAGCGTATATTAGTCAAATAGAAAAAGGACAGCAAAAACCCTCCGAATTAACAATTCGTAAGATTTCTAAGGCGCTCGAAATCAATCCAGAGGAAATTGAATTCTAA
- a CDS encoding tyrosine-type recombinase/integrase, which produces MKEHSLSTVSYDCLIRNIEHSPASNQLDKLLNFYLVACKVEGKSAATIDTYHRRVGGFVSFCLHENLLIAPAINPQIIRAFLLSLQEKGCSNNTVNAYYRAIQTFFNWLVNEAYITSTPMKTLKPPRLEKKVIRPFTNEDIRRLLSTNAKTDFLSLRNRALILLFLDTGLRLAEVSGIKISDIDFDQETICVFGKGSKERVVRVGKQTQKALLKYLLSRNDNYPGLWLTEEHRPLTIRGVQEAIKKLCYRANIIDAKPGPHTFRHTAAINYLRNGGDEFTLQIMLGHTTLAMTRRYTSTLGTEDMLRVHRQVSPVDNLKL; this is translated from the coding sequence ATGAAAGAGCACAGTCTTAGCACCGTTAGTTACGATTGCCTCATACGTAACATAGAGCACAGTCCTGCATCAAATCAATTAGACAAATTACTCAATTTTTATCTGGTGGCTTGCAAAGTTGAGGGCAAATCTGCCGCGACTATTGATACTTATCACCGCCGGGTAGGTGGTTTTGTCTCCTTCTGTTTGCATGAGAATCTCTTAATCGCTCCTGCTATCAATCCGCAAATTATTCGTGCCTTTTTGTTATCGTTACAGGAAAAAGGGTGTTCGAATAATACAGTGAATGCCTATTATAGAGCCATTCAAACCTTTTTCAATTGGCTGGTCAACGAAGCTTATATTACCAGCACTCCAATGAAAACGTTAAAGCCCCCACGCTTAGAGAAAAAAGTTATACGCCCATTTACCAATGAGGATATAAGACGTTTATTGTCCACGAATGCGAAAACAGATTTTTTATCTTTGCGGAATAGAGCGCTTATATTGCTGTTTCTTGATACCGGATTAAGATTAGCTGAGGTATCTGGCATTAAAATCAGCGACATTGATTTTGATCAAGAGACGATTTGTGTATTTGGCAAAGGTTCTAAGGAGCGCGTTGTAAGGGTTGGTAAGCAGACACAAAAGGCCTTACTAAAATATTTACTCAGCCGGAATGATAATTATCCTGGGCTTTGGTTGACAGAAGAGCACCGACCTTTAACTATACGGGGTGTTCAGGAAGCAATTAAAAAGCTCTGCTATAGAGCTAATATCATCGATGCTAAACCGGGACCGCATACGTTTCGTCATACAGCTGCTATTAATTATCTACGTAATGGGGGAGATGAGTTCACTTTGCAAATAATGCTGGGGCATACTACGCTCGCCATGACCAGGCGTTATACTAGCACTCTTGGAACTGAAGATATGCTACGAGTTCACAGGCAAGTAAGTCCGGTTGATAATCTAAAGCTGTAA
- the rnc gene encoding ribonuclease III, with protein sequence MLDLTELEESLGVKFENPSLLEQALIHTSWVNENPTHLNGSNERMEFLGDAVLGVIFADRLYHDFPDIQEGDLTRFRSLLVRRESLVRVALGINLGNYLYLGRGEDVSKGRFKPANLAGAFEAVLAAIYIDKGIDITREVIFRLFRTEMERVQTLSSNIDYKSRLQELIQAQMQMTPRYRITNFSGPEHNRLFVAEVYTEDKVLAEGSGRSKKEAETSAAKAALQQFENSFTAEDNI encoded by the coding sequence ATGCTAGATTTAACTGAACTTGAAGAATCCCTCGGAGTAAAGTTTGAAAATCCGTCTCTCTTGGAGCAGGCTCTTATCCATACTTCCTGGGTAAATGAAAATCCTACCCACTTAAACGGCTCCAACGAAAGAATGGAATTCCTGGGTGATGCCGTGCTGGGTGTCATATTTGCAGACCGCCTTTACCATGATTTTCCTGATATTCAGGAAGGTGACCTGACCCGTTTCCGCTCCCTGCTGGTACGGAGAGAGAGCTTGGTGAGGGTGGCTTTAGGGATAAATCTTGGCAATTACCTTTATCTGGGAAGGGGCGAAGATGTATCTAAAGGGCGTTTTAAACCGGCAAATTTAGCGGGTGCTTTTGAAGCCGTGCTGGCTGCTATATATATAGATAAGGGCATAGACATAACCCGAGAAGTGATTTTCCGCCTTTTCAGGACTGAAATGGAGCGAGTTCAAACCCTTAGTTCCAATATTGATTATAAATCCCGCCTGCAGGAGCTTATTCAGGCTCAAATGCAGATGACACCCCGCTACCGTATTACAAACTTTAGCGGGCCTGAGCATAACCGCTTATTTGTGGCAGAGGTTTACACAGAGGATAAGGTTCTTGCTGAAGGTTCGGGGCGAAGCAAAAAAGAAGCCGAAACCAGCGCCGCCAAGGCAGCTTTGCAGCAGTTTGAAAACAGCTTTACAGCTGAAGATAACATTTGA
- a CDS encoding acylphosphatase, whose amino-acid sequence MPCLKAIVRGKVQGVYFRDFTRIQAVRLGLCGYAKNLASGNEVEVVAEGNKDSLLEFLKLLRSGPPHAEVKEVETSWEMTNSNYGDFHIKY is encoded by the coding sequence ATGCCCTGTCTGAAAGCTATTGTCAGGGGAAAAGTACAGGGAGTTTACTTCAGAGACTTTACCCGTATACAAGCAGTGCGTTTGGGGCTCTGCGGATATGCTAAAAACCTTGCCAGTGGTAACGAGGTGGAAGTGGTAGCCGAAGGCAACAAAGATTCACTTCTGGAGTTTTTAAAATTGCTCCGTTCGGGCCCTCCCCATGCCGAGGTTAAAGAAGTGGAAACAAGCTGGGAAATGACAAACAGCAACTACGGTGATTTCCACATCAAATACTAA
- a CDS encoding DUF362 domain-containing protein encodes MIYNASEYNFKAPEILSRARRVLIKPNAHYPVQYPVSTSRELIYKIISGIRKISDADIIILEGAPGGAPMKSIYKALSYDFQRVVLLDVNDCTWVEVDNPLNKPLVIPTFWVPNVILSSDFLISVTPLQVINGKGNFSISNLLPVLPSSKYGGGKTGWDSLYNQGIEKVLSDLYFTLPFDMGIIEATQKFTSHGDHTKGEIEHLGKIFAGEPYEVDTEVSRILNIKTDYLELIKTSSVELERWT; translated from the coding sequence TTGATATACAATGCGTCCGAATATAATTTTAAGGCACCGGAAATACTTTCCCGTGCCAGAAGAGTCCTGATAAAGCCAAATGCCCATTATCCGGTACAGTATCCGGTTAGTACCAGCCGTGAGCTTATCTACAAGATTATAAGCGGAATCCGCAAGATAAGTGATGCGGATATTATCATATTGGAAGGTGCACCCGGCGGTGCACCCATGAAAAGTATTTATAAAGCTCTTTCATACGATTTTCAAAGGGTAGTTCTGCTGGATGTAAATGATTGCACTTGGGTTGAGGTGGATAATCCTTTAAATAAACCACTGGTTATCCCCACTTTCTGGGTGCCTAATGTTATTTTATCTAGTGATTTCCTGATAAGTGTTACACCCCTGCAGGTTATCAACGGCAAGGGGAATTTTTCAATCTCAAATTTGCTGCCGGTATTGCCTTCAAGCAAATACGGCGGCGGCAAAACAGGCTGGGATTCGCTTTATAATCAGGGTATTGAAAAGGTTTTATCTGATCTTTACTTCACATTGCCGTTCGATATGGGTATCATAGAAGCTACCCAGAAATTTACCAGCCATGGTGACCATACCAAAGGTGAGATTGAGCATCTGGGAAAGATATTTGCGGGTGAACCTTATGAGGTGGATACGGAAGTTTCACGTATTCTAAATATCAAGACAGACTATTTGGAGTTAATAAAAACGTCCAGCGTTGAACTTGAACGCTGGACTTAA
- a CDS encoding leucyl aminopeptidase — MEIKIVKQRPQSITADVLAMPVFEGQDLSLEFKELDSKLGGNLVEMKEKAELKGKAGELHLVNTLGKLPVRYLAVFGMGKAEKFGPDELRKSVGELSRALSKKSFKTIAIWLGELTLGTDVLAEIAAGGAIMGSYRFRKYFTSGNENGVIDEIKLVLGEKADLAKASQGLIKGQIVADAVCSARDLINEPSSNMTPTDLADFARRLAESTGLACEIFNETQLLEKGMGGVLGVGQGSCQAPKFIILKYTGRDSDELDMAYIGKAITFDSGGISLKPWDKMWEMKSDMSGGAAVITAMGAIAKLKPAVNIIGIVPATENMPSGCAIKPGDILRMASGKTVEIHSTDAEGRLILADALDYACKQGAKQMVDVATLTGACSRIFGSACSGGFTNDDEFYAKVVSAAKQAGECIWQLPTFDEYREMIKSDVADIKNVGGPVAGASTAALFLEEFVENRPWVHLDIAGTAYLDKDNGHQVKGGSGASVATLISLALNIAK, encoded by the coding sequence ATGGAAATCAAAATTGTAAAACAAAGACCGCAATCAATTACGGCTGATGTTTTGGCTATGCCTGTTTTTGAAGGACAGGATTTGAGCTTGGAGTTCAAGGAACTGGATTCTAAACTGGGCGGCAATCTGGTTGAAATGAAAGAAAAAGCCGAACTGAAAGGCAAGGCAGGCGAACTTCACTTGGTAAATACTCTGGGTAAACTACCGGTCCGTTATCTGGCGGTATTTGGTATGGGAAAAGCGGAAAAATTCGGCCCTGATGAACTACGCAAGTCTGTGGGTGAGCTTTCAAGGGCTTTATCCAAAAAGAGTTTTAAAACTATAGCCATTTGGCTGGGAGAACTGACACTTGGGACTGATGTGCTGGCGGAAATAGCTGCCGGAGGTGCCATAATGGGCAGTTACCGTTTCCGAAAATATTTTACCAGCGGCAATGAAAACGGGGTGATTGACGAAATAAAGTTGGTGTTGGGTGAAAAGGCTGACCTTGCCAAGGCATCACAGGGGCTTATAAAGGGGCAGATTGTGGCAGATGCTGTCTGCTCTGCCCGTGACCTTATAAATGAACCCTCGAGCAATATGACACCAACTGATTTAGCTGATTTTGCACGGCGTTTGGCCGAATCTACCGGCCTTGCCTGTGAAATATTTAATGAAACTCAGCTGCTTGAAAAAGGCATGGGCGGTGTGCTGGGAGTGGGACAAGGTTCATGCCAGGCACCCAAATTTATTATCCTGAAATATACCGGACGTGACAGTGATGAACTGGATATGGCATATATAGGCAAAGCTATCACCTTTGATTCAGGGGGTATTTCGCTTAAACCCTGGGATAAAATGTGGGAAATGAAGTCTGATATGTCCGGCGGGGCGGCAGTCATTACGGCTATGGGGGCTATTGCCAAATTGAAACCGGCGGTAAACATTATAGGTATTGTGCCGGCTACTGAAAACATGCCCAGCGGGTGTGCCATCAAGCCGGGTGACATATTGCGAATGGCCAGCGGAAAGACGGTAGAAATCCATTCTACTGATGCTGAAGGGCGCCTGATACTGGCTGATGCCCTTGATTACGCATGCAAGCAGGGAGCCAAACAAATGGTAGATGTAGCCACTCTTACCGGTGCCTGCTCACGTATTTTCGGCAGTGCCTGCAGCGGTGGTTTTACCAATGATGATGAATTTTACGCTAAGGTAGTATCTGCCGCCAAACAGGCAGGTGAGTGCATATGGCAGCTGCCCACTTTCGATGAGTATAGGGAAATGATAAAAAGTGACGTGGCAGATATTAAAAATGTCGGCGGTCCGGTCGCCGGTGCTAGTACGGCGGCTTTGTTCCTTGAAGAATTTGTAGAAAACAGACCATGGGTTCATTTGGACATTGCAGGAACTGCATATCTTGACAAGGACAATGGTCACCAGGTTAAGGGCGGTTCAGGAGCATCTGTAGCTACTCTGATAAGTTTGGCACTAAATATTGCAAAATAA
- a CDS encoding AAA family ATPase, whose translation MPFTSEDDFKLLLSSLGELPPAEKCPFLVILVGLPGTGKSTFAKYFTERIPAVILESDALRKTLIRKPVYSNTEHIRVFKAIHELMTKLLKQRVSLILDATSMTAKDREPLYSIASSQSVKRFIVEMDLSPEIIKKRMGMRTKQGTSCSDADWEIYRMLRPMFEPVSEGCYRISTEVDFQPVLECLIKDVKTYLEQEECR comes from the coding sequence ATGCCGTTCACATCTGAAGACGATTTTAAATTGCTGCTAAGCAGCTTAGGTGAGTTGCCTCCAGCTGAAAAGTGTCCGTTTTTGGTTATTTTGGTAGGTTTGCCGGGAACAGGTAAAAGCACCTTTGCAAAGTATTTTACAGAACGGATACCGGCTGTGATACTGGAAAGTGATGCTTTGCGTAAAACTTTGATAAGAAAGCCTGTTTACTCCAATACAGAGCATATCCGGGTTTTTAAAGCAATACATGAGCTAATGACTAAACTGCTTAAGCAAAGAGTATCGCTGATACTGGATGCTACCAGCATGACAGCCAAAGACCGCGAACCTTTGTACAGTATAGCTTCCAGCCAGAGTGTGAAGAGGTTCATTGTAGAGATGGATTTATCACCGGAGATTATTAAAAAACGCATGGGCATGCGAACTAAGCAGGGTACATCTTGTTCAGATGCAGACTGGGAAATCTACCGGATGCTTAGACCCATGTTTGAGCCTGTTTCCGAAGGATGTTATCGTATAAGTACTGAGGTTGACTTTCAACCGGTGCTGGAATGTTTAATAAAAGATGTAAAAACCTATCTAGAACAAGAGGAGTGCAGATAA
- a CDS encoding DegV family protein: protein MASKVAIVTDTTACIPAELVRKYQIEVIPIEIVIDGKASYDSALDLNEFYKLLKESSQTPKTVGSVPGPYIEAFSRLSAKTDQILCVTEPVRFSGMFNAAQLAAMQVLEKHKNLCIKVIPCETAAAGLGLVVLEAARHAESGKSLDNLVNVINTLMPKIYLYATLDTFEYLIKGGRIPKIAALADSVLQIKPVFTLRNGDAQTIALPRTAEKALQNIMDLMTEHVKGKGKLRVAVMHADALERAHRLEQNIKEKFPQAEILFMEFTPVMGVHTGPGVVGVAFYEV, encoded by the coding sequence GTGGCATCAAAAGTAGCCATAGTTACCGATACAACCGCCTGTATACCGGCTGAGCTTGTCAGAAAGTACCAGATAGAAGTTATTCCGATAGAAATTGTTATAGACGGCAAGGCTTCTTATGATTCTGCACTTGACCTTAATGAGTTTTACAAGTTACTGAAGGAATCTTCCCAGACACCCAAAACTGTCGGCTCTGTACCCGGGCCATATATTGAGGCTTTTTCCCGCTTGTCTGCCAAAACCGACCAGATTTTATGTGTTACCGAACCTGTGCGGTTTTCAGGTATGTTCAATGCCGCTCAGCTGGCTGCCATGCAGGTATTGGAAAAACATAAAAATCTTTGTATAAAGGTTATTCCATGTGAAACTGCCGCTGCAGGTTTGGGATTGGTGGTTTTGGAAGCTGCCCGTCATGCCGAGTCCGGTAAAAGTCTTGATAATCTGGTAAACGTAATAAACACCCTGATGCCGAAAATTTATCTGTATGCTACGCTGGATACTTTTGAATACTTGATTAAAGGCGGACGAATACCCAAAATAGCTGCATTGGCAGATTCAGTACTGCAAATTAAGCCTGTTTTTACCCTGCGTAATGGAGATGCCCAAACAATAGCTTTACCCCGCACTGCCGAAAAAGCCTTGCAAAATATTATGGATTTGATGACGGAACATGTAAAAGGTAAAGGCAAGCTGAGAGTGGCGGTAATGCATGCGGATGCTTTGGAACGGGCACACAGGCTGGAGCAGAATATAAAAGAGAAATTCCCTCAGGCTGAGATTTTATTTATGGAGTTTACTCCTGTAATGGGTGTACATACTGGTCCGGGTGTAGTCGGAGTAGCTTTTTATGAGGTCTGA
- a CDS encoding class I adenylate-forming enzyme family protein → MNLADRLSEVVTTCPEAIALKFEGKSITYAELDRISDCYAWALTRRGVVAGERVALLMPNCFEFVFFYFGIVKTGAVAVPLDPKYKWPELKALLDDCQPVALVCQTEGLNILHLHRSELSYIQHYISPEDTGYPDVILLKNFLIDIPEIPFEIDVPENRTAHIAYTSAAQLRPQGVVISHVNLVKTAAISAGGFAQSAEDRVILFALPLHHIIGLVVVLLGTLFSGGSVILLSGVSIDCLLKTIERESITVFLGVPFIHAMLVRHLRENYSEYNLTSLRLCGSAGAPLPPELVLSYRILLDRDLVDFYGLTESTSHVTCQPLDKSGKSGSVGKVLKGFELEVVNSAGQVLLPSQTGEIIIRGPVMDGIYRQPEKTNRMLRNGWLYTGDIGYKDSDGYVYIKYFIKPMLITKGQNIYFSDVEDLLLSCPGVKEVLAVGIPDPDGMRGEVVRVAVILRDGAEQTPAGIKKYCLENIAQYKTPREIFILKELPCDLLGLPCRDTLRKM, encoded by the coding sequence TTGAATCTCGCTGATAGGCTTTCGGAAGTGGTTACAACCTGCCCAGAGGCTATAGCTCTGAAATTTGAAGGTAAAAGTATTACGTATGCAGAGTTGGACAGGATTTCCGACTGTTATGCTTGGGCGCTTACCCGCCGGGGAGTGGTTGCGGGCGAACGGGTGGCGCTCCTAATGCCAAACTGCTTTGAATTTGTGTTTTTTTATTTCGGTATAGTCAAAACAGGGGCTGTGGCCGTACCGCTTGACCCCAAATACAAATGGCCTGAACTGAAAGCTTTGCTGGATGACTGCCAGCCTGTAGCCTTGGTTTGCCAAACCGAGGGGTTAAATATATTGCACCTGCACCGCTCTGAACTAAGCTATATTCAGCATTATATCAGCCCGGAAGACACCGGTTATCCTGATGTAATTTTATTAAAAAATTTTCTGATAGATATTCCTGAAATACCTTTTGAAATTGATGTGCCCGAAAACCGAACTGCCCATATAGCTTATACCTCAGCAGCTCAGCTCCGCCCGCAAGGAGTGGTGATAAGCCACGTAAATCTGGTAAAGACGGCTGCTATATCCGCGGGTGGCTTTGCGCAAAGTGCCGAAGACAGGGTAATACTGTTTGCCCTGCCGCTCCACCATATAATAGGGTTGGTGGTGGTATTACTGGGTACTCTTTTCAGCGGGGGGAGCGTAATACTTCTTTCCGGCGTTTCCATTGACTGTTTGTTAAAGACAATTGAAAGAGAGAGTATCACCGTATTTTTGGGTGTTCCGTTTATTCATGCCATGCTGGTTCGCCATTTGCGTGAAAATTATTCTGAATACAATCTGACTTCACTCAGGTTATGCGGCAGTGCCGGTGCGCCCTTGCCTCCGGAACTGGTATTGTCATACAGGATTTTATTGGATAGAGATTTAGTAGATTTTTATGGCTTGACTGAATCTACTTCCCATGTAACTTGTCAGCCTTTGGATAAAAGTGGTAAGTCCGGTTCTGTGGGCAAGGTGCTTAAGGGGTTTGAATTGGAAGTGGTAAATTCGGCAGGGCAGGTATTACTGCCATCCCAGACTGGGGAGATAATTATACGCGGGCCTGTTATGGATGGGATTTACCGCCAGCCCGAAAAAACCAACCGAATGCTGCGTAATGGCTGGCTCTATACCGGTGATATCGGCTATAAAGATAGCGACGGTTATGTTTACATAAAATATTTTATTAAACCTATGCTTATTACCAAAGGTCAGAATATATATTTTTCTGACGTTGAAGATTTGCTTCTTTCATGCCCGGGGGTGAAAGAAGTACTGGCAGTGGGGATTCCTGATCCTGACGGTATGCGGGGCGAGGTGGTTCGGGTGGCGGTAATACTTCGGGATGGGGCTGAACAAACCCCTGCCGGTATTAAAAAATACTGTCTGGAAAATATTGCACAGTATAAAACCCCCCGGGAAATATTTATTCTAAAAGAACTGCCCTGTGATTTACTGGGTTTACCTTGCAGAGATACCCTCAGGAAGATGTGA
- a CDS encoding TrpB-like pyridoxal phosphate-dependent enzyme: MVQTKFILQEKDMPQVWYNIQPDLPVPLPPVLHPGTGQPVTPADMEAIFPMSLIMQEFSPERHIAIPEELLEIYKIWRPTPLYRAHRLEKALQTPAKIFYKLEDVSPAGSHKPNTALAQAYYNKKAGIKRIATETGAGQWGSSLAMACKFFDIECKVYMVKVSYNMKPYRRIMMETWGASVVPSPSPDTKIGREILERDPECPGSLGIAISEAVEDAVTHPGTKYALGSVLNHVLLHQTIIGQEAKKQMAMADCYPDIVIGCVGGGSNFGGIALPFVEDKLNGTHKNTRILAVEPASCPSLTKGLDAYDFGDEAGMTPMMKMFTLGHRFMPPPVHAGGLRYHGMSPLLSHLSRLKLIEATAVNQVETFEAGMQFAQTEGFISAPETNHAIRATIDEALKCRETGEAKTILFCHSGHGHVDMASYDLYLRGKLSNYEYPAELVKEAQKGLPKVNVK; the protein is encoded by the coding sequence ATGGTTCAAACCAAGTTTATACTGCAAGAAAAGGACATGCCCCAGGTCTGGTACAATATCCAGCCTGATTTGCCCGTACCGCTGCCTCCCGTTCTGCATCCGGGTACCGGCCAACCGGTGACTCCAGCTGATATGGAAGCCATATTTCCCATGAGCCTTATTATGCAGGAATTCAGCCCCGAAAGGCATATCGCCATACCTGAAGAACTGCTGGAAATATATAAAATCTGGCGGCCAACTCCCCTTTACCGTGCCCACAGGCTGGAAAAAGCTTTGCAGACCCCGGCTAAAATCTTTTACAAACTGGAAGATGTCAGCCCGGCCGGTTCTCATAAACCCAACACCGCTCTGGCTCAGGCTTATTATAATAAAAAAGCCGGCATAAAAAGGATTGCCACCGAGACCGGCGCCGGACAGTGGGGTTCTTCGCTGGCTATGGCCTGCAAATTCTTTGATATAGAGTGCAAGGTCTACATGGTAAAGGTCAGCTACAATATGAAACCCTACCGCCGCATTATGATGGAAACCTGGGGTGCCTCTGTCGTACCCAGCCCCAGCCCTGATACCAAGATAGGCCGTGAAATACTTGAACGTGACCCTGAATGCCCCGGCAGCCTGGGTATTGCTATAAGCGAAGCCGTGGAAGACGCCGTAACCCATCCCGGCACCAAGTATGCTTTGGGGAGTGTACTTAACCACGTTCTGCTGCATCAGACTATTATCGGTCAGGAAGCCAAAAAACAGATGGCTATGGCTGACTGCTACCCGGATATCGTGATTGGCTGCGTAGGCGGCGGCTCTAACTTCGGCGGTATAGCCCTGCCTTTTGTAGAAGACAAATTGAACGGCACTCACAAGAATACCCGAATTCTGGCTGTTGAACCCGCCAGCTGCCCTTCTCTGACCAAAGGTCTGGATGCTTATGACTTCGGAGACGAAGCCGGTATGACACCCATGATGAAAATGTTTACCTTGGGTCACCGGTTCATGCCCCCTCCGGTACATGCCGGCGGTTTGCGCTATCATGGTATGTCACCCTTACTGTCTCACCTCAGCCGCCTGAAGCTGATTGAGGCCACAGCTGTTAACCAGGTAGAAACCTTTGAAGCTGGCATGCAGTTTGCCCAAACCGAAGGCTTCATAAGCGCACCTGAAACCAATCACGCCATTAGGGCGACCATTGATGAAGCTTTGAAATGCCGTGAAACCGGCGAAGCCAAAACCATACTCTTCTGCCACAGCGGCCATGGCCATGTGGACATGGCTTCTTATGACCTATATCTGCGCGGTAAGTTGAGCAATTATGAATATCCTGCAGAACTGGTAAAAGAGGCTCAGAAGGGTTTACCCAAAGTAAACGTCAAGTAA
- a CDS encoding S1C family serine protease — translation MKKIFNNFFGLFISISLVLSMLLAQGCDILQDFNNSPEDNTQNQTNEQNLPDYSDEFGSVQSPVNFVNAVKAVKPSVVAINVELVTRDIFGRTVVEQAAGSGWIIDSNGIIVTNNHVVEDATSITVTLDDGRTFNSVAVRTYPANDLAVIKIDATNLPAVKLGDASKLAVGEPVAAIGNALGMGISMTGGWISRLNTTVQFSDTESLTGLIETDAAINPGNSGGPLVNYLGEVIGITSAKIQEIGVEGIGYAISLYIALPIINNLISQLPA, via the coding sequence ATGAAAAAAATTTTCAATAATTTCTTCGGGCTGTTTATTTCAATCAGTCTGGTACTATCCATGCTTCTGGCACAGGGCTGCGACATACTTCAGGATTTCAACAATTCCCCTGAAGATAACACCCAAAACCAGACTAATGAACAAAATTTGCCGGACTACAGCGATGAATTTGGGAGTGTACAAAGTCCAGTTAATTTCGTAAATGCAGTAAAAGCGGTAAAACCCTCGGTAGTAGCTATAAATGTAGAGCTGGTCACCCGTGATATATTTGGGAGGACAGTAGTAGAACAGGCTGCCGGCTCCGGCTGGATTATAGATTCAAACGGGATTATCGTAACTAATAACCACGTGGTGGAGGACGCCACCAGCATAACAGTAACCCTGGATGACGGGCGCACCTTTAACTCGGTAGCGGTACGCACTTACCCGGCCAACGACCTGGCGGTGATAAAGATAGATGCCACCAATCTGCCCGCAGTCAAGCTGGGTGATGCATCTAAACTGGCGGTAGGAGAACCGGTGGCCGCCATAGGTAATGCACTGGGTATGGGTATTTCCATGACCGGCGGCTGGATAAGCCGGCTAAATACCACTGTTCAGTTTAGCGATACCGAAAGCCTGACCGGGCTTATAGAAACCGATGCCGCTATAAATCCGGGTAACTCCGGCGGTCCGCTGGTTAACTATTTGGGTGAAGTGATAGGCATAACCAGTGCTAAAATACAGGAGATAGGAGTGGAGGGTATTGGCTATGCTATCAGCCTTTACATAGCTTTGCCCATTATCAATAACCTTATCTCCCAGCTGCCTGCTTGA
- a CDS encoding S1C family serine protease encodes MKKNQKLLSLFLSILLAATVFTGGGCDYLSQPINSDNTNDTNNTSLPIDTDWTFPTPQQNLPKLANYAMVVAMVKPAVVAIDVKYTTQDIFGRQTISVVSGSGFIIDPNGYIITNNHVVEGGSTVTVTLSDGRTFTASQVVTDSRTDLAVIKVDTLGEDLPFVYIGDSSALEVGEPVAAIGNALGLGITMKGGWISRLDAQITVDQSVTLYGLIGTDVAINEGNSGGPLVNMAGEVIGITSAKIAEVGVEGVGYAININSARTFIEELVNKGYITRPFMGVAGILTVDNSIQSYFRLGIDRGVLIRGVSEGGPAEKAGLMANDVILAINGQPVLTDEELILAIHGKKVGDKIEVSYFRDGVTTTVTLTLTETPPPES; translated from the coding sequence ATGAAAAAGAACCAAAAATTGCTAAGCCTGTTTCTAAGCATACTGCTTGCTGCTACCGTCTTTACGGGTGGGGGCTGCGATTACTTGTCCCAGCCTATAAACTCTGACAATACGAACGATACCAATAACACTTCCCTCCCTATTGACACAGACTGGACTTTCCCCACTCCCCAGCAGAATCTGCCGAAACTCGCAAACTACGCCATGGTGGTTGCGATGGTGAAACCGGCAGTAGTTGCAATAGATGTGAAGTATACCACCCAGGACATATTCGGACGACAGACTATCTCTGTAGTTTCGGGTTCGGGTTTCATAATAGACCCCAACGGCTACATTATTACCAACAACCACGTAGTTGAAGGCGGAAGCACTGTCACCGTCACCCTTTCAGACGGCCGTACCTTTACCGCCAGCCAGGTGGTAACAGACTCACGCACAGACCTGGCGGTAATCAAAGTGGATACACTGGGTGAAGACCTGCCGTTTGTATATATAGGTGATTCGTCAGCTTTGGAAGTAGGCGAACCGGTGGCGGCTATCGGCAATGCCCTGGGGCTGGGGATAACCATGAAAGGCGGCTGGATAAGCCGGCTGGATGCCCAGATAACCGTTGACCAAAGTGTCACCCTGTACGGGCTGATAGGTACAGATGTAGCCATAAACGAAGGCAATTCCGGCGGCCCGCTGGTAAATATGGCAGGTGAGGTTATCGGCATTACCTCTGCCAAAATAGCTGAAGTGGGGGTGGAAGGGGTAGGCTACGCTATAAATATAAACTCCGCCCGCACCTTTATTGAAGAACTTGTTAACAAAGGCTATATTACCCGTCCTTTTATGGGAGTGGCCGGCATACTGACCGTAGACAATTCAATCCAGTCATACTTCAGGCTGGGCATAGACAGAGGGGTGCTTATCCGGGGTGTATCTGAAGGTGGACCTGCCGAAAAAGCAGGGCTAATGGCAAATGATGTTATTCTGGCCATAAACGGCCAGCCAGTGCTGACTGATGAAGAACTGATACTGGCTATCCACGGCAAAAAGGTAGGAGATAAAATAGAGGTCAGCTATTTCCGGGACGGAGTAACCACTACTGTCACTCTGACACTGACAGAGACCCCGCCGCCGGAAAGCTAG